In one Alphaproteobacteria bacterium genomic region, the following are encoded:
- a CDS encoding GFA family protein, giving the protein MSDKASYSGRCLCGAIQYEVRGPMDDVHMCHCGQCRRQSGHFTAATGAARRDFTLNDPSGALVWFDSSDFAKRGFCGRCGSNLFWDDGGAAISINAGSLDSPTGLRTDCHIFVADKGDYYEIADGLPQFRRSAEEG; this is encoded by the coding sequence ATGAGCGACAAAGCAAGCTATTCGGGGCGCTGCCTGTGCGGGGCAATCCAGTATGAGGTTCGCGGCCCCATGGACGATGTGCATATGTGTCACTGTGGGCAATGCCGTCGTCAAAGCGGCCACTTCACCGCCGCCACCGGTGCGGCGCGACGCGACTTCACTCTCAACGACCCCTCCGGCGCGCTGGTCTGGTTCGACTCCTCGGACTTTGCGAAGCGGGGGTTCTGCGGGCGCTGCGGGTCGAATCTGTTCTGGGACGATGGCGGTGCCGCGATCAGCATCAACGCCGGCAGTCTGGATTCGCCGACCGGCCTGCGCACCGATTGTCACATCTTTGTCGCGGACAAGGGCGATTACTATGAGATCGCTGACGGGCTGCCGCAGTTCCGTCGCTCGGCGGAGGAAGGCTGA
- a CDS encoding GNAT family N-acetyltransferase, whose product MAGDRGGLAAFDLIRAMPEDAEAVSDLYLTSRAAMMPDLRPVHDDTATRRWIACCMIPDLEVWLAREAESRSILGILALDGDFIDQLYVHPDRFRQGIGRGLIEHAKRCRPEGLSLYCFSRNSSALRFYVAMAFELVLERDGRFNEEGEPDCLYRWRRSP is encoded by the coding sequence GTGGCCGGGGACCGGGGCGGATTGGCGGCTTTCGACCTGATACGAGCAATGCCGGAAGACGCAGAGGCCGTTTCGGACCTTTACCTGACGTCACGTGCGGCCATGATGCCTGACTTGCGCCCGGTCCATGACGATACCGCGACCCGACGCTGGATTGCGTGCTGCATGATACCGGATCTTGAGGTCTGGTTGGCGCGCGAAGCGGAGAGCCGTTCGATTCTCGGAATTCTGGCGTTGGATGGTGATTTCATCGACCAACTCTACGTGCACCCTGACCGTTTTCGGCAAGGCATTGGCCGCGGCCTCATCGAACATGCGAAACGGTGTCGCCCGGAGGGCCTGTCGCTGTATTGCTTCAGCCGGAACAGTTCCGCCCTCCGTTTCTATGTGGCCATGGCGTTCGAGCTGGTGCTCGAAAGGGATGGTCGTTTCAATGAGGAAGGGGAACCGGATTGCCTCTACCGCTGGCGTCGCAGCCCGTAG
- a CDS encoding LysE family transporter — MSDFLLLVGPLVFFAFNVLTPGPNVLNTIGTALGSGRAAAYGCAAACAVGVLGWAAAALLGAGALFAAVPELRDGLTAFGALVLFYFAYRYLRRAFGRADAVQRISGVSPRVAFTQAFLVLATNPKALTTWIALLSIFPAISVSWVNMVAFGLGCAAVAGGGHAVYATVFSTSHAARLYAKAARPVNGLVGAGFTLYALKLLAGVFPA, encoded by the coding sequence ATGTCAGATTTCCTGTTGCTTGTCGGTCCGCTGGTCTTTTTCGCATTCAATGTGCTGACCCCAGGGCCGAATGTGCTGAATACGATCGGGACCGCCCTGGGATCGGGCAGGGCGGCGGCCTATGGCTGCGCGGCGGCCTGTGCCGTCGGGGTGTTGGGCTGGGCTGCGGCGGCACTGCTGGGGGCGGGCGCCCTCTTTGCCGCTGTTCCGGAACTGCGGGACGGACTGACCGCTTTCGGAGCGCTGGTGCTGTTTTACTTCGCCTATCGCTATCTGCGGCGCGCGTTCGGCCGTGCCGATGCGGTGCAGCGGATCAGCGGGGTGAGCCCCCGGGTTGCCTTCACCCAGGCCTTTCTGGTCCTGGCAACCAATCCGAAGGCCCTGACAACCTGGATCGCGCTGCTGTCGATCTTTCCCGCGATTTCGGTCTCCTGGGTCAATATGGTGGCTTTCGGGCTGGGCTGCGCCGCGGTCGCCGGTGGCGGGCATGCCGTCTACGCCACTGTGTTCTCCACCAGCCATGCCGCGCGGCTCTATGCGAAGGCGGCGCGGCCGGTCAACGGATTGGTCGGCGCGGGTTTCACCCTCTATGCGTTGAAGCTGCTGGCCGGGGTGTTTCCTGCCTGA
- the leuB gene encoding 3-isopropylmalate dehydrogenase — protein sequence MASNKTLLMLPGDGIGPEVCSEIRKVVDWMDKRRAVTFDITEDLVGGAAYDAHGTPLTDEAMDKAQNADAVLFGAVGGPQYDNLGWDARPEAGLLRLRKEMDLFANLRPAVTFDALLDASTLKPEVVRGLDIMIVRELTAGVYFGEPRGMQTWEGQERCIDTQSYTRDEIVRVAEVAFDLARKRNKKVASSEKANVMKTGVFWRQTVAEVHKSGGYDDIELSNVLADNCAMQLVRNPKQFDVIVTDNLFGDLLSDVAAMLTGSLGMLPSASLGAVDATGRRKALYEPVHGSAPDIAGQGKANPMAMLLSFAMALRYSFDLGEDADLVEKAAQEVLNTGKRTLDIMTPGCEAVSTGQMGDAVVAELDKLAA from the coding sequence ATGGCTTCCAACAAAACGCTTCTCATGCTGCCGGGTGACGGAATCGGTCCCGAGGTCTGCTCCGAGATTCGCAAGGTCGTCGACTGGATGGACAAGCGCCGCGCCGTGACCTTCGACATCACGGAAGACCTGGTCGGCGGCGCGGCCTACGACGCGCACGGCACCCCGCTGACTGACGAAGCCATGGACAAGGCCCAAAACGCCGATGCCGTCCTGTTCGGCGCTGTCGGCGGCCCGCAATACGACAATCTAGGCTGGGACGCGCGGCCGGAAGCCGGGCTTCTGCGCCTGCGCAAGGAGATGGACCTGTTCGCCAATCTGCGTCCGGCCGTCACCTTCGATGCGCTGCTGGATGCCTCGACCCTGAAGCCCGAAGTCGTACGCGGCCTGGACATCATGATCGTGCGTGAACTGACTGCCGGGGTTTACTTCGGCGAACCGCGCGGCATGCAGACCTGGGAAGGTCAGGAGCGCTGCATCGATACGCAGTCCTATACCCGTGACGAGATCGTGCGGGTGGCCGAGGTCGCTTTCGACCTGGCCCGCAAGCGCAACAAGAAGGTGGCGTCGTCGGAAAAGGCCAATGTCATGAAGACGGGTGTCTTCTGGCGCCAGACCGTCGCCGAGGTTCACAAATCAGGCGGTTACGACGATATCGAACTGAGCAACGTGCTGGCCGACAACTGCGCCATGCAGCTTGTTCGCAATCCGAAGCAGTTCGACGTTATCGTGACGGATAACCTGTTCGGCGACCTCTTGTCGGATGTCGCGGCAATGCTGACCGGCTCGCTGGGCATGCTGCCGTCCGCATCCCTGGGTGCGGTGGACGCGACCGGCCGTCGCAAGGCACTGTATGAGCCGGTGCACGGTTCGGCCCCCGACATTGCCGGCCAGGGCAAGGCCAACCCGATGGCCATGCTGCTGAGCTTTGCCATGGCATTGCGCTACAGCTTCGATCTGGGTGAGGATGCCGATCTGGTCGAAAAGGCGGCTCAAGAAGTCCTGAACACCGGCAAGCGCACGCTGGACATCATGACACCGGGTTGCGAAGCCGTGTCGACCGGCCAGATGGGCGATGCCGTCGTCGCGGAACTGGACAAGCTGGCAGCCTGA
- a CDS encoding homocysteine S-methyltransferase family protein, with protein MIVLDGGISRELIDMGAPFRQPEWSALSLIEAPDFVRRVHDRFAAAGADVITTNAYAVVPFHLGDARFRKDGRGLAELAGKLARDAADAAGRPVRVAASVPPLFGSYEPEKFDPAGARQLWPEIIDPQAPFADLFLAETISSISESLVALELCAPHDKPVWISCTLDDREPVLRSGESIGDWLGHILPHPKAASVEAVLFNCSQPEVMEQAVAQAAHKAAGRLIGVYANAFATKTDDTAANEGVSEVRRDLTPELYADFARSWKAAGAGIIGGCCGIGADHIARLKNTL; from the coding sequence ATGATCGTTCTTGACGGCGGTATCAGCCGCGAACTCATCGACATGGGCGCCCCGTTCCGCCAGCCGGAATGGTCCGCATTGTCGCTGATCGAGGCGCCGGACTTTGTGCGTCGGGTCCATGACCGGTTTGCCGCAGCCGGCGCGGACGTCATCACCACCAATGCCTATGCCGTCGTGCCGTTCCATCTGGGCGATGCCCGCTTCCGCAAGGACGGGCGCGGCCTGGCGGAGCTCGCCGGAAAACTGGCCCGGGATGCAGCGGATGCCGCAGGCCGCCCGGTCCGGGTCGCGGCATCCGTTCCGCCGCTTTTCGGGTCCTACGAGCCCGAAAAGTTCGACCCGGCCGGCGCGCGACAGCTATGGCCCGAAATCATCGACCCGCAGGCCCCTTTCGCCGACCTGTTCCTGGCGGAAACGATCTCCAGCATCTCTGAAAGCCTTGTCGCCCTGGAACTCTGCGCGCCCCATGACAAGCCGGTTTGGATTTCCTGCACACTCGACGACAGGGAGCCGGTCCTGCGGTCCGGCGAAAGTATCGGCGACTGGTTGGGGCACATACTGCCCCACCCGAAGGCGGCATCTGTCGAAGCCGTGCTGTTCAACTGTTCCCAGCCGGAAGTGATGGAACAGGCGGTCGCGCAGGCGGCCCACAAGGCCGCCGGTAGATTGATCGGCGTCTACGCCAACGCCTTCGCGACGAAGACGGACGATACTGCCGCGAATGAAGGCGTCAGCGAAGTCCGGCGCGACCTTACCCCCGAGCTCTATGCCGATTTCGCCCGTTCCTGGAAAGCGGCAGGCGCCGGAATCATCGGCGGCTGCTGCGGCATCGGCGCGGATCACATCGCACGGCTGAAAAACACACTGTAA